A genome region from Bradyrhizobium sp. WSM1417 includes the following:
- a CDS encoding exodeoxyribonuclease V subunit beta, whose protein sequence is MKIPDLAARLTALTAIDRTLLVEAGAGSGKTSVMAGRVAVLFASGVAPKHVAAITFTEFAASELRLRIEKFTMELSRGEVPRDLAQAFPKGVPEKEKANVYRAYQSFDQLTCSTIHGFAQALIKPYPAEAGIDPGADIVDPSEADLAFKERYDSWLKERLSGDVADGLVAQIILASESAGLGLVEEVAQFLRKNRDARCVPAAWSPRTMADFAEAVEQFEAELGGYAYREENTALRCRAMRVLADILSGHGLAESAPSNAALIAALDVERDESCFTQAGGRRALQTKTKWQDAAAKAGQSKPAGVAAFDAIQPRYQACHDALEALLGAVAGELLSRLCEEARSLLEEWRDYKRGAALLDFDDLLHNARDLLRDHGAVRQALSQRFRHVMVDEFQDTDPLQTEILWLICGDDCVGGGALARPLRPGSLFMVGDPKQAIYRFRGADVNAYIAARSAVDARSQIKITANFRSVEPILAFVNARFEAVLSAAGQPGFSELSPIHSAIADKPGVRALDVVVEGEKPKAAAIRDAEAGVVADLCDRLVGNLEVRDQHTGEMRPCRFGDIALLAPVGTELWRFEEALEDLAIPVSTQAGKGFFRRQEIQDLIGLTRTLADPRDTLAFGAVLRGPLVGLSETELLDISEALPADPARQGLPMLTIRTDPASVAHVLAKDVLTKLSSLRKRVRTTTPYALLADAVAALHVRAQIRQRFKAGAERAVANVDLFLDMARAYDVRGLRAFASDMRANWEEAVRQVEGRPDAEQEAVSLITVHAAKGLEWPVVIPINMTGAPKADSGLVQDRSKHLFSIPIFGACPTGHADIEARAEEEQRRERVRLWYVAATRARDLLILPRHSADLSDKCWAKLVDLGLAGLPAMNPKDVGTAKDRNVAPRENGQTRETFAAEATAIFDARKTVVWRRPSRSELDQVDEPEAKIETGDIPETGTMEPAAVLGSSTRGTILHKLMEQVLTGEASDARTDLETRAAELIRQMGQEPAADPKFGISAVELAATVLRTLALPDVLTLRPRLVPELPLFGSQTHEGSEVLLSGQVDAIAFDDAGAIDAVVDWKSDVDPDASSIGHYRQQIADYRKQTKAKRALLVFMTTGQVVEPD, encoded by the coding sequence ATGAAGATCCCGGATCTCGCGGCACGGCTGACTGCGCTGACGGCCATCGACCGAACGCTCCTGGTCGAGGCAGGTGCCGGATCCGGCAAGACGTCGGTGATGGCCGGCCGTGTCGCCGTGCTGTTCGCAAGCGGCGTCGCCCCGAAGCACGTCGCGGCGATCACGTTCACCGAATTCGCCGCGAGCGAACTCCGCCTTCGGATCGAGAAGTTCACGATGGAGCTGTCCAGGGGCGAGGTGCCCCGCGATCTGGCCCAAGCGTTTCCGAAGGGGGTTCCGGAGAAGGAGAAGGCAAATGTTTATCGCGCCTACCAGTCCTTCGACCAACTCACCTGCAGCACCATCCATGGGTTTGCGCAGGCGCTGATAAAGCCCTATCCGGCCGAGGCGGGAATCGATCCCGGGGCCGACATCGTCGATCCCTCCGAGGCGGACCTGGCCTTCAAGGAACGGTACGATTCCTGGCTGAAGGAGCGGCTTTCGGGCGATGTCGCCGACGGCTTGGTCGCTCAGATCATCCTCGCAAGCGAGTCCGCCGGACTGGGGCTCGTTGAGGAGGTCGCCCAATTCCTGCGCAAGAACCGTGACGCCCGCTGTGTGCCGGCCGCATGGTCCCCTCGTACCATGGCGGACTTCGCAGAGGCGGTGGAGCAATTCGAAGCTGAGCTTGGTGGTTATGCCTACCGCGAAGAGAACACGGCGCTCAGATGTCGGGCGATGCGGGTTCTCGCCGATATTCTCAGCGGCCATGGTCTGGCTGAGTCCGCGCCGAGCAACGCCGCCTTGATCGCTGCGCTCGACGTTGAACGCGACGAGAGCTGCTTTACCCAGGCGGGCGGGCGAAGAGCGCTGCAGACCAAGACGAAGTGGCAAGACGCCGCAGCCAAGGCGGGCCAGTCGAAGCCCGCGGGAGTGGCGGCATTCGACGCGATCCAGCCGCGGTATCAGGCTTGTCACGACGCCTTGGAGGCGTTGCTCGGCGCCGTCGCCGGCGAACTGCTGTCGCGGCTGTGCGAAGAGGCACGGAGCCTTCTGGAGGAATGGCGCGACTACAAGAGGGGTGCGGCGCTCCTGGATTTCGACGATCTGCTGCACAACGCGCGCGACCTGCTGCGCGACCATGGCGCAGTGAGGCAGGCGCTGTCGCAGCGTTTCCGGCACGTCATGGTCGACGAATTCCAGGACACCGATCCGCTGCAGACGGAGATCCTGTGGCTGATCTGCGGAGATGATTGCGTGGGAGGCGGTGCCTTGGCACGTCCGCTTCGCCCCGGCAGCCTCTTCATGGTTGGTGATCCCAAACAGGCGATCTATCGTTTCCGTGGCGCCGACGTAAACGCCTACATCGCTGCACGGTCGGCCGTTGATGCTCGCTCGCAGATCAAGATCACCGCAAACTTCCGCTCGGTCGAGCCGATCCTCGCCTTCGTCAATGCGCGATTCGAGGCGGTGCTATCGGCGGCCGGGCAGCCCGGGTTCTCCGAATTATCCCCGATCCATTCCGCGATCGCAGACAAACCCGGCGTGCGCGCACTCGACGTCGTGGTCGAAGGCGAAAAACCCAAGGCCGCCGCGATCCGCGACGCCGAGGCGGGCGTGGTCGCCGACTTGTGCGACAGGTTGGTCGGCAATCTGGAGGTCCGCGATCAACACACGGGAGAGATGAGGCCGTGTCGGTTCGGCGACATTGCCCTGTTGGCGCCCGTCGGCACCGAGCTCTGGCGCTTCGAGGAGGCGCTGGAAGATCTCGCAATCCCGGTCTCGACCCAGGCAGGCAAGGGTTTCTTTCGGCGGCAGGAGATCCAGGATCTGATCGGGCTGACCCGCACTCTCGCCGATCCCCGCGACACGCTCGCCTTCGGCGCGGTGCTGCGTGGACCGCTGGTCGGGCTCTCCGAAACCGAACTGCTTGACATCTCGGAAGCGCTACCGGCCGACCCGGCACGGCAAGGGCTGCCGATGCTCACGATCCGGACCGATCCGGCGAGCGTGGCCCACGTCCTCGCCAAGGACGTTCTGACGAAGCTATCGTCGCTGCGCAAGCGGGTGCGTACCACGACGCCCTACGCGCTCCTCGCCGACGCGGTCGCGGCCCTCCATGTCCGCGCGCAGATACGGCAGCGGTTCAAGGCCGGTGCCGAACGGGCAGTCGCCAACGTCGATCTCTTCCTCGACATGGCGCGGGCCTATGACGTCCGCGGTCTGCGGGCCTTTGCGAGCGACATGCGCGCGAACTGGGAGGAGGCGGTCCGCCAGGTCGAGGGCCGGCCCGACGCCGAGCAGGAAGCGGTCTCGCTGATCACCGTTCATGCGGCCAAAGGCCTCGAATGGCCGGTCGTCATCCCGATCAACATGACCGGCGCGCCTAAGGCCGACTCGGGCCTGGTGCAGGATCGCTCGAAACATCTGTTTTCGATTCCGATCTTCGGCGCCTGCCCGACCGGCCATGCCGATATCGAGGCTCGCGCGGAAGAGGAGCAGCGGCGCGAGCGCGTACGCCTGTGGTACGTGGCCGCGACCCGGGCCCGCGACCTGCTGATCCTGCCCAGGCACTCCGCCGACCTGTCGGACAAGTGCTGGGCGAAGCTCGTCGATTTGGGCCTCGCTGGTCTTCCGGCGATGAACCCGAAGGATGTCGGCACCGCGAAGGACAGGAACGTCGCGCCGCGAGAGAACGGGCAGACCCGCGAGACCTTCGCTGCCGAGGCGACCGCTATCTTCGACGCGCGGAAGACCGTAGTCTGGCGTCGCCCAAGCCGGAGCGAACTCGATCAGGTGGACGAGCCGGAAGCGAAGATCGAAACTGGCGACATTCCAGAAACCGGCACTATGGAGCCTGCTGCCGTTCTCGGCAGTTCGACCCGCGGCACCATCCTCCACAAGCTGATGGAGCAGGTGCTGACCGGAGAAGCCTCCGACGCGAGGACGGACCTTGAAACGCGGGCTGCGGAATTGATCAGGCAGATGGGGCAGGAACCGGCGGCGGATCCGAAGTTCGGCATCAGCGCCGTCGAACTCGCCGCCACGGTGCTGCGGACGCTCGCTCTTCCAGACGTTCTGACGTTGCGACCGCGACTCGTCCCCGAGCTCCCGCTGTTCGGAAGCCAGACCCACGAAGGCAGCGAGGTCCTGCTCTCCGGACAGGTTGACGCCATCGCGTTCGACGACGCCGGCGCCATCGACGCCGTCGTCGATTGGAAGAGCGACGTGGATCCGGACGCCTCGAGCATTGGTCACTACAGGCAGCAGATCGCGGACTATCGGAAGCAGACCAAGGCCAAGCGGGCACTGCTGGTCTTCATGACCACCGGGCAGGTCGTCGAACCCGATTAA